GTAAAGTCAACTGTTTTTTTCAGTGCTGTTTTTTTCAGTGGAAGTTTATTAAAaccgaaaaatattgaaatttgatcaGCATGCATATGTACTAATCAGAGTTAACTATATAGCTAGGTAAactggtaaaatatatatactctCAATGTCTTGAGATAGTAAACTGACTTTTTGCAAGGAAACGGTTTACCAgctaataataaacaaataagaaaGGCAAAACCTTTGATAATTTCATGTTAACATAATTTGGAGTAGAGGATTACCGTGAACAGAATATtatcgaagttttttttttatcttttgtcaGATATTCTGAGGATCGTTTAACGAACGTAAACTCGtagatcagtgaatgaacacaATCACAGGGAAGCACTATTAATTTTTCATCcacaaaaacttgaaaataatgCTAATTTTCGACTAAATTATCTTAACGTGAGACTCACGCTAGAGACACAATCATGTCCGTATATCTTTACcgtaaatgaataataaataagctaatagaaatatggaaaaatcattttaaactaaattaatttagtttaatcAACTTTTACTAAACCGGCAGGCATAGTTCACTCTTCCTAGGAAAAATGTATTTCTCATTTTCAATCAACTGTTACTGATGTTTTTAGTAAGAGTTTACCCTGCCTAGGAAGCGTCAACTCTTACTAACAATCGACTTTTTCTATAACATATACAAATTGAATGTATAGAACTGccgataataatgatataaatattactttgatCATCAAACTTTTTTAAGCTTCAAAGCATAAAGCATGCAAACTATAAAAGCATATTGAACATTCAGAaagaccaaaaattaaaatctaaaaagtttttaagtgtTACCTAcctgtattaaataaatttccttGGATAGGAATAACAGGTACAAATCCAGAATTTCTTGAACCACTTCCTTTAACAATTGGTGTATTTGGAATATTTAATGGTATATTATGAtttgtattttgatttaaacCGAAAGTTAGTCCTCCTTGGTTTTCTTGAAGAATTGGTACATCAGCTATTTCTTTAAAAACGTTgatcaaatttgtaataaaatcacACTATATGAGTTCGTGTTTAGTGCTTACCTGTAGAAGGCttcaaatttgaattattatttccatttttgttattgattttgGTTAATACTTTTACATTAACATCGGTCAAAACAACATCATCAGTGTCACCTTTTACTGAGACATTTTCACCATCCGGTTTACAAATTTCTCTTGTTGGATCACATTTAACTTCTATTTTatctttttgattattttcattgaaaaaatctTCGATCTCAAATCCACCCGGTTTGGAAATTTTTACACCACCATATTGTGGTTTGTGGGATAATGATATCGAAGCTTGGGTGCGCGATTGTTGTTGCTCATGTTTAACTTCAGAAACTGTTTCTGAATCATCATCGAAGTCCAATTTTGAAGAAATACCTACAGCACTTCctggcaaaaatcgaaaaatcaaatacattttttgttgttatctACTCTTAAATTTTGTTCTCTTATCggaattttaagaaattctagttgtttactaaaataattagatCCCCGTTAGGTATATACTAACTGTTTTTACTGAGAAAGttctaataatttgaaaaaggtTCTTTTTCACGGCAGCCACAAAATGTTCAATTTAGTGGCAGGTAATTGAATAAgaaggaaaataaataatttcccaAACAAAATAGTTGGATTTAGCCAGTCATCCCGTTTTATCGGATGTTAGGAGATGTTAGACAAAATGATTTCTACACTTTGTCtgaatttgtacaaaaaatcgttattgtttaattttaagcttaccactaaattgaatattgaatatcTTCCCGGTGCCTTGTTTATTATTAAGCAAGACGATGCACAGTGGAGCTTTTGACGCGAAAAATATAATTGCTTACCGTGCTATGTCGGACTATGACAGTTTTGCTACAATAACTTTAGCCTATATAGCCTCTAGCTCAttccttatgaaaaatattCCATTCGCAGTTATCTTTTTCAAGGTGTGGTCAAAATGCATCTCTGATAAGTATATCAATTTCTATCACAATGTTAATAtgctataatattataaactacTATATTATAtgctataatattataaaatactttttaaagacaagcttttatttattgaaacgaTATTTAAACTTTGAGAATGggatttttcttgtaaaaattgCAAAGTTTTTAAGGTCGCCTTTAGCATAAATAGTTAAATATCTAAACACTATAAAgccttcaaacaaaagttgcttaaaaTGATTTACATACTGTGTAactttaattgtaataattggAAAATTCTTCACCGATTTCTCAGAAAACGGGaaaatatccataaaattttcatgaacaTTTTCAATCTTTCAACAATTTTCCAATTCtagatttattggaaaattatttccaattagGTTTTAACGTTGAGATATTTAGTAAGCTATTTATGCTAAAGAGAGATTTTTAGAAGATGCTGCGTGATTTTCTATAGGACTACCTACATATTTTTCCCaaacttaacaatttttataatcgctatttttttaaatcctttattttaaatacttaattattacattttctcAACAAGTgactttctttttaattattttttatggggAATTCTCTAAGTTTACACAGCTTCTGTGGGAacgcattttttaaatttactatttttgtgttaaaaaaataaaaagtacaaagtactgtctattaaaattatatttatgcaggtacttataattttttttcgtggaaaaattttgtataagttatgaaataataaaaattgttttttatcaactGCACAAATTATCACTTAAAAACGATTTTCACTTGaaatgtatcaaaatatttcgtTCACTAGCGTAATTTATAAcagttattataaattatttttattgttataagtaTCAGTATATTTACCTGTAGGAATCACAACAATATTTACAAgtgtataaacaaataaaaattgataaattacacGCATTATGAACTTAATGTAACATAAACAagataaaaactatatatacaacaaatcaattgaataaatttactaaGATCTGCaggattataaataaaaattaagattcaatcaaatcgaatttatttacCTTGGgtagcaaacaattttttgtatagacCAGTCACTCGATTGTTTTAAAtcaacttttactttttagaattttcttatatttcttttatttatttttgctgtatctgaaatgatttttaatacaaaaattcatttacttttacaaaaaaaaaaaaaaaaaaaattcacattaaaCACACATAACTTAGTTCAGAGGCTTAAGAAAATTCAAGCGAAGTCAAAGTGGagtgtttaaatgttttttgttaacttaatttttcaaaaatctataaaaacatatcgCAAAATGAGCTTAATCC
This genomic interval from Chrysoperla carnea chromosome 1, inChrCarn1.1, whole genome shotgun sequence contains the following:
- the LOC123304955 gene encoding GATA zinc finger domain-containing protein 8-like isoform X2 is translated as MRVIYQFLFVYTLVNIVVIPTGSAVGISSKLDFDDDSETVSEVKHEQQQSRTQASISLSHKPQYGGVKISKPGGFEIEDFFNENNQKDKIEVKCDPTREICKPDGENVSVKGDTDDVVLTDVNVKVLTKINNKNGNNNSNLKPSTADVPILQENQGGLTFGLNQNTNHNIPLNIPNTPIVKGSGSRNSGFVPVIPIQGNLFNTDSTYNNRHFGENPPPNSVWTSRNINTNPQNPKGFYNGFNKRIYENTNPKLPTIVLNTNSWFYPISNPVIPTRSPPTSNHHFHDVSSMLEPPSEKHYPGNLFTNINYPESSVPVQNHQIVGEGLICNCVRDHTGRSHDQPFRTSFVDQPKKIKGIDDKLDKLN
- the LOC123304955 gene encoding uncharacterized protein LOC123304955 isoform X1, whose protein sequence is MRVIYQFLFVYTLVNIVVIPTGSAVGISSKLDFDDDSETVSEVKHEQQQSRTQASISLSHKPQYGGVKISKPGGFEIEDFFNENNQKDKIEVKCDPTREICKPDGENVSVKGDTDDVVLTDVNVKVLTKINNKNGNNNSNLKPSTEIADVPILQENQGGLTFGLNQNTNHNIPLNIPNTPIVKGSGSRNSGFVPVIPIQGNLFNTDSTYNNRHFGENPPPNSVWTSRNINTNPQNPKGFYNGFNKRIYENTNPKLPTIVLNTNSWFYPISNPVIPTRSPPTSNHHFHDVSSMLEPPSEKHYPGNLFTNINYPESSVPVQNHQIVGEGLICNCVRDHTGRSHDQPFRTSFVDQPKKIKGIDDKLDKLN